Proteins from one Gimesia maris genomic window:
- a CDS encoding SIMPL domain-containing protein, whose product MFSLAVLFCWGMMTHSSAAAENQGITVMGLGSVEAKPSVVELTGIVIGQGQLAGDAVTKFHGNRRRAETAFKNLKIPGLEVVEEGLSLYSSLNASQMQAMMRGMAVNNTDSQELSVSETLKLRVTGIDKLSSQELLEMIVRIVDSGKDAGVIIGNDTSPSVPGTYNPSKARNTMATFKVTDVEKLKEAAYEQAVKDARSQAEKLAKLTGVKLGKVISVDGVGDSQKNTAAIYNQIISQYMSATRVNQTEEQASTLLKAIPIAVAVRVTYSIE is encoded by the coding sequence ATGTTTTCACTGGCAGTCCTCTTTTGCTGGGGCATGATGACGCATTCGTCTGCTGCAGCCGAAAATCAGGGGATTACGGTGATGGGGCTGGGCAGCGTCGAAGCAAAGCCTTCCGTTGTTGAACTGACGGGAATTGTAATCGGCCAGGGACAACTGGCCGGCGATGCGGTTACCAAGTTTCATGGTAATCGTCGACGGGCGGAAACCGCTTTCAAAAATCTGAAGATCCCGGGGCTGGAAGTCGTGGAAGAAGGCCTGTCTCTTTACTCTTCTTTGAATGCGAGTCAGATGCAGGCCATGATGCGCGGCATGGCAGTGAATAATACGGATTCACAGGAATTGTCAGTGTCTGAAACACTCAAACTGCGCGTGACTGGAATCGATAAGTTGAGCTCCCAGGAACTGCTGGAAATGATTGTACGCATCGTCGATTCCGGTAAAGATGCCGGTGTGATTATCGGTAACGACACTTCTCCTAGTGTACCGGGTACTTACAATCCATCAAAAGCCCGCAACACAATGGCTACATTCAAAGTGACGGACGTGGAAAAACTGAAAGAAGCGGCTTACGAACAGGCCGTCAAAGATGCGCGGTCCCAGGCGGAGAAGCTGGCGAAGCTCACGGGCGTCAAACTGGGAAAAGTGATCTCCGTTGATGGCGTCGGTGACAGTCAGAAAAATACGGCAGCCATTTATAATCAGATCATTTCACAGTACATGTCAGCGACAAGAGTCAATCAGACTGAAGAACAGGCATCGACTTTATTGAAAGCCATCCCGATCGCGGTGGCAGTGCGTGTGACTTATTCCATTGAGTAA
- a CDS encoding prenyltransferase/squalene oxidase repeat-containing protein — protein sequence MKFKTLLTGCTLCLMLIVRPVEMRGEEILPKHMTPAAVKSIERGLAYLAKQQTPGGSFQTTQDGSTYPVSMTSLAGIAFLANGNTSSRGPYADQVRKATEYVLSQAQGNGLIAAGAENGRPMYGHGFSLLFLSSVYGMETDAKVRDRIAKVVKDGIQLTASGQSNRGGWIYTPGGGDEGSVTVTQMQGLRAAHNAGFTVPKSTIQNAVRYLELCQTPEGGIRYSYNSGNDTRLPISAAAITCLYSAGEYESPLAEECMEYVYGQFKNRKNGFQSGHYFYLNLYAAQAFYQAGDEYWDAYYPGQRDSLVKSQTSNGSWNGDGVGPVFGTSVALIVLQLPYKYLPIYQR from the coding sequence ATGAAATTTAAAACACTGTTGACGGGCTGTACGCTGTGTCTGATGTTAATCGTCAGACCAGTTGAAATGCGTGGGGAAGAGATTCTCCCCAAACATATGACGCCTGCTGCTGTCAAATCAATTGAACGCGGGCTGGCATACCTGGCCAAACAGCAGACTCCTGGAGGCAGCTTTCAGACCACTCAGGATGGCAGTACGTACCCGGTTTCCATGACTTCGCTGGCTGGCATCGCCTTTCTGGCCAACGGGAATACCTCCAGTCGTGGTCCTTATGCTGACCAGGTTCGTAAAGCGACCGAATATGTTCTCAGCCAGGCACAGGGAAATGGGTTGATCGCTGCAGGCGCAGAAAATGGTCGTCCGATGTACGGCCATGGTTTCTCACTCCTGTTTCTGTCCAGCGTATACGGTATGGAGACAGACGCGAAAGTGCGCGACCGGATTGCCAAAGTCGTCAAAGACGGGATTCAGTTAACGGCTTCCGGTCAGAGTAATAGGGGAGGCTGGATCTATACGCCTGGAGGTGGCGATGAAGGGAGTGTGACCGTCACGCAAATGCAGGGACTGCGCGCGGCACACAATGCCGGCTTTACCGTGCCTAAAAGTACCATTCAAAATGCGGTCCGCTACCTGGAACTCTGCCAGACTCCCGAAGGAGGGATTCGTTACTCTTATAACTCAGGTAACGATACCCGACTGCCGATTTCCGCGGCTGCCATTACCTGCCTGTACTCCGCAGGAGAATACGAATCACCACTTGCGGAAGAATGTATGGAATATGTCTATGGCCAGTTCAAGAATCGGAAAAACGGATTTCAGTCGGGACATTATTTTTATTTGAACCTTTACGCCGCCCAGGCGTTTTATCAGGCAGGCGATGAGTACTGGGATGCCTATTATCCCGGTCAGCGGGACAGTCTGGTCAAATCACAGACATCCAACGGCAGCTGGAATGGAGATGGAGTGGGTCCCGTTTTCGGTACCAGTGTGGCGTTGATTGTCCTGCAGCTGCCTTACAAATACTTACCCATTTATCAACGATGA
- a CDS encoding AAA family ATPase yields MVALEKLKVAQERIREQIRTVVIGQDDVVEQLLVSILAGGHCILEGVPGLAKTLLVSTLAKSLSLDFGRIQFTPDLMPADITGTDVIYEDRQSGTREFKFIEGPIFTNLLLADEINRTPPKTQAALLQGMQEKNISAGTKHYQLPRPFFVLATQNPIEQEGTYPLPEAQLDRFLMKIIVKYPTRDEERQIYKAVTGDDQVEPESTLTGEEVLELQHLVRRVPISDFLVDYTMDLIRATRRDGDDAPEFINRWVLWGAGPRGGQSLILAAKARAALYGRPEVTVEDLQAVAKAVLRHRIVLSYNAESEGQSPDTVIEKLIEETPLQQSAAGKDGQYERILKS; encoded by the coding sequence ATGGTCGCACTGGAAAAACTGAAAGTGGCCCAGGAACGCATCCGAGAACAGATTCGTACCGTCGTGATCGGTCAGGACGATGTCGTAGAACAGTTGCTGGTCAGTATTCTGGCTGGCGGACATTGTATTCTGGAAGGTGTCCCGGGGCTGGCAAAGACGCTGCTGGTTTCGACACTCGCCAAAAGCCTGTCATTGGATTTCGGGCGGATTCAATTTACTCCCGACCTGATGCCCGCTGACATTACCGGAACCGACGTGATCTATGAAGACCGTCAAAGCGGGACCCGGGAATTCAAATTCATTGAAGGTCCCATCTTTACGAACCTGTTGCTGGCCGACGAAATTAACCGTACGCCTCCCAAAACGCAGGCCGCATTACTGCAGGGGATGCAGGAAAAGAACATCTCGGCGGGAACCAAACATTACCAGCTCCCCCGTCCTTTTTTTGTTCTGGCGACACAGAACCCGATTGAACAGGAGGGGACCTATCCCCTGCCCGAAGCACAGCTGGACCGTTTCCTGATGAAGATCATCGTCAAGTATCCGACGCGCGACGAAGAACGCCAGATTTATAAGGCGGTCACAGGCGATGATCAGGTGGAACCGGAATCAACGTTGACCGGGGAAGAAGTTCTGGAACTGCAACATCTGGTCCGCCGTGTGCCAATCAGTGATTTTCTGGTCGATTATACAATGGACCTGATCCGGGCCACCCGTCGGGACGGAGATGATGCTCCTGAATTCATCAATCGCTGGGTTCTGTGGGGCGCGGGGCCTCGTGGCGGGCAGTCGTTGATCCTCGCGGCGAAAGCTCGTGCCGCGCTTTATGGTCGCCCTGAAGTCACTGTGGAAGACCTGCAGGCTGTCGCGAAAGCAGTGTTAAGACATCGGATTGTATTGTCTTACAATGCCGAGTCCGAAGGACAGTCTCCCGATACCGTGATCGAAAAACTGATTGAAGAAACGCCGTTACAACAGAGTGCAGCCGGAAAGGATGGACAGTATGAAAGAATACTTAAATCCTGA
- a CDS encoding DUF58 domain-containing protein produces MKEYLNPEIISRIAGIGFKTKQPVEGSIAGLHRSPLHGLSPEFADYRSYTPGDDLKNLDWKAYARSDRFYIKRFEEESNLRAVFIIDSSSSMAYGGPQNSKYDCAATIAVSLSAVLLKQRDAVGLAILNDHVQEDLRTGSTPSHLSKFIEVLKQVELEGETDIGPAVSQVADQIHRRGVVVVLSDLLTPLDRFYESLGKLQHAGHEVIVVHILHRDEVEMPFKDSVIFKDIEGEEEIFAEPWAFHKAYQAAMEQFIQETRQRCQYCGIDYLQVLTDENLAVVLSRYLHNRQFAGAKTHRGRMSALAGTSNQETQSEIVSNSPAPDVEQRS; encoded by the coding sequence ATGAAAGAATACTTAAATCCTGAAATCATCAGTCGGATTGCAGGGATTGGATTCAAAACAAAACAGCCTGTCGAAGGTTCGATTGCCGGCCTGCATCGCAGTCCTCTACATGGTCTGTCGCCTGAATTTGCAGACTACCGCAGTTATACACCCGGCGATGATCTGAAAAATCTGGACTGGAAAGCTTACGCACGCTCGGACCGTTTCTATATCAAACGATTCGAAGAAGAGTCAAACCTGCGCGCCGTGTTTATTATCGATTCTTCCTCTTCGATGGCATACGGAGGACCCCAGAATTCGAAATATGATTGCGCGGCCACGATTGCCGTCTCCCTGTCGGCAGTCTTACTGAAACAGCGCGATGCGGTGGGCCTGGCGATTCTGAATGACCACGTGCAGGAAGATCTGCGAACCGGGAGCACGCCCTCCCATCTTTCGAAGTTCATCGAGGTCCTCAAGCAGGTCGAACTGGAGGGAGAAACAGATATCGGCCCTGCGGTATCCCAGGTGGCAGACCAGATTCATCGACGCGGCGTGGTGGTCGTGCTGTCAGATCTGTTGACGCCTCTGGATCGGTTTTATGAATCGCTGGGGAAACTGCAGCACGCCGGGCATGAAGTGATCGTGGTACACATCCTGCATCGTGATGAAGTGGAGATGCCTTTTAAGGATTCTGTGATCTTTAAGGACATCGAAGGCGAAGAAGAGATCTTCGCCGAGCCCTGGGCGTTTCATAAAGCGTACCAGGCGGCCATGGAACAGTTCATTCAGGAAACCCGTCAGCGCTGTCAGTATTGTGGCATTGACTATCTGCAGGTGTTGACGGATGAAAACCTGGCAGTCGTTTTAAGCCGTTATTTACACAACCGACAGTTTGCGGGGGCAAAAACGCATCGTGGCAGGATGTCTGCACTGGCGGGCACTTCAAACCAGGAGACCCAGTCGGAAATCGTTTCGAACTCCCCTGCCCCCGATGTAGAACAACGTTCCTGA
- a CDS encoding BatA domain-containing protein — protein sequence MQFLAPLLLTGTVLATAPIIIHLLNRRRFIRVDWAPMEYLKLTLKTNKRRLKLEQWLLLAIRTLAVLALFLAVARPISSGTNLAGFLSVEGRASRVIVIDDSLSMAYRKTDQSAFERAQNATRQVLNQLGPQDSVSVVLASNPAAPLVRMSHLDESERKKLVSRVNELSHSQTGSHWMSTLEDIDRQLQEATFPVKEVIIITDLWQAGWTDEVRDLFDRWSQEQVTVRFIDIGDEPAGNRVLRSLELDSRIALVDQEVKLTAIIENAGEEPLKSGQALLTVDGNVTPVTLPEIPAEKTVSVPISVRFDQAGQHTVTLSIPADKLLDDNVQRKIINVRQMVDVVLVDGEPGLNPFESETDFLALALSAGNSNWQVTQAESSTWKTQLLTAPDLIVLANVDQLSKERIKELEELVSLGTGLMIFAGDQCDLQLYNEGLYKGGNGLLPARLQQVRDLSSQGLVIEPIADSPIELLKGLTPELLSRIRPRRFVDVTLDAGADSLQTRVLARWNDAQQSPAVLEKRFGEGRVLLWTITADKKWSDWPAEASFVLAMRVAAQQIAADIQRGENLTAGEPIHFELDTVTAPQSGELIWLEQEQNPLELVFASNAEGKTTLSSPAVRFAGVVEAEWQDAQLGKQTQKFAINADVNDSLQKKLDEPALQQFLGKMPLKLIRYQGKEMDLTTEGTELWRYLAVVLLGCLISESMLATFIGRRR from the coding sequence ATGCAGTTTCTGGCCCCTTTATTACTGACGGGAACGGTTCTGGCAACCGCCCCCATTATCATCCACCTGTTAAACCGGCGACGGTTTATCCGCGTGGACTGGGCGCCGATGGAATATCTCAAACTGACCCTCAAAACCAACAAGCGTCGCTTGAAACTGGAACAGTGGCTGCTGCTGGCGATTCGCACATTAGCAGTGCTGGCTTTGTTTCTGGCGGTCGCCCGTCCGATCAGTTCCGGGACCAATCTGGCGGGATTTCTATCTGTCGAAGGCCGGGCCAGTCGCGTGATTGTGATTGATGACTCGCTGAGTATGGCTTATCGGAAGACCGATCAGAGTGCCTTTGAACGGGCCCAGAATGCTACGCGACAGGTACTGAATCAGCTGGGGCCCCAGGATTCTGTCTCTGTCGTTCTGGCATCGAATCCGGCTGCGCCGCTGGTGCGGATGTCACATCTGGATGAGAGTGAACGAAAAAAACTGGTCAGCCGCGTGAATGAATTGTCGCATTCCCAGACAGGCAGTCATTGGATGTCGACACTGGAAGATATCGATCGCCAGCTTCAGGAAGCCACCTTCCCCGTCAAGGAAGTCATCATTATCACTGATCTCTGGCAGGCCGGCTGGACCGATGAGGTGCGTGATCTGTTTGATCGCTGGTCTCAGGAACAGGTGACGGTCCGCTTTATTGATATCGGTGATGAGCCGGCAGGCAATCGCGTATTACGCTCCCTGGAACTGGATAGTCGGATCGCACTGGTGGACCAGGAAGTGAAACTGACGGCGATTATCGAAAATGCCGGTGAAGAACCTTTGAAATCGGGACAGGCGTTATTAACCGTGGATGGCAATGTGACGCCGGTGACACTACCTGAAATTCCAGCTGAGAAAACGGTGAGTGTGCCAATCAGTGTACGATTTGACCAGGCGGGTCAGCATACGGTCACACTCAGCATTCCTGCTGACAAATTACTGGATGACAATGTGCAGCGCAAGATCATCAACGTACGCCAGATGGTAGATGTCGTACTTGTGGATGGAGAGCCGGGACTGAATCCGTTTGAAAGTGAAACCGATTTTCTGGCACTGGCACTCTCTGCGGGGAATTCCAACTGGCAGGTGACCCAGGCGGAGAGCTCGACCTGGAAAACACAACTTTTAACGGCTCCCGACCTGATTGTACTGGCCAACGTCGATCAATTGTCCAAAGAGCGAATCAAAGAACTCGAAGAGCTGGTCTCTCTGGGAACCGGACTGATGATCTTTGCCGGCGACCAGTGTGATCTGCAGCTCTATAACGAGGGTTTGTACAAAGGGGGAAATGGACTACTGCCGGCACGACTGCAGCAGGTACGGGATCTCTCTTCCCAGGGATTGGTGATTGAACCGATTGCAGATTCGCCGATTGAATTACTGAAAGGTTTGACGCCCGAACTGTTGAGCCGCATCCGACCGCGACGTTTCGTCGATGTGACCCTGGATGCCGGAGCCGATTCGTTACAGACACGCGTGCTGGCACGCTGGAATGATGCACAACAGTCGCCAGCGGTTCTGGAAAAACGGTTTGGCGAAGGACGCGTGCTGTTGTGGACCATTACCGCAGATAAGAAGTGGAGCGACTGGCCTGCCGAGGCGAGTTTTGTTCTGGCAATGCGTGTCGCGGCACAACAGATCGCCGCTGACATTCAACGGGGCGAGAATCTGACGGCAGGTGAGCCCATCCATTTTGAACTGGATACGGTTACGGCACCTCAGTCGGGCGAACTGATCTGGCTGGAGCAGGAACAGAACCCCCTGGAACTTGTCTTTGCCAGCAATGCCGAGGGCAAAACCACACTCAGTTCTCCCGCGGTTCGCTTTGCCGGTGTTGTGGAAGCCGAGTGGCAGGATGCGCAACTCGGAAAACAGACACAAAAATTTGCGATCAATGCCGATGTGAATGACTCGTTACAGAAGAAACTGGATGAACCGGCTTTACAGCAGTTTCTGGGAAAGATGCCTTTAAAGCTGATTCGGTACCAGGGGAAAGAAATGGACCTCACTACCGAAGGGACCGAGTTGTGGCGTTACCTGGCAGTGGTGTTACTGGGCTGTCTGATCTCAGAAAGTATGCTGGCGACTTTTATTGGCCGTCGGCGATAA